The genomic interval CGTAGATATTGTTCTAACTGCTGCGCTCGGTGCTCAGCCGCCTCAGCTCGTTGGCGTTCTAGAACTAGTTGCTCATAACTTTGATCTGGGGTTGGGTAGGGATGGCGTTGTGCATCAAACCAAACCAGCAACTCTTGCTCCATGCCTGCAAACACTTGTCGATGTCGTCCAATTCCTAGCCCTATCTCTGGCATCCAATAGGGTTCACCAATCTGGAGGCAATAGCTGCCATCTACCAATTTATGAACTTCAAAGGGCTGATGACCGTCCCGCCGCCAAAACTCAGGGTTGTAAATCACGTAGTACAAAACCCCTAGCTTGGCATAAAGCTCCATCTTTTCCTCGTATTCACCACCGGGCTTGTGAGACACCATTTCCAAGACCCAGATGGGCACGATGCCATTTTCTT from Cyanobacteriota bacterium carries:
- a CDS encoding Uma2 family endonuclease, producing the protein MPSIPLGLPSTDELPCSDDTPVDNEDQNLLPNLLLFVLSSIWQTRMDWYFGVDMAIYHTTGPSPLVPVVPDAFLSLNVERKKGGKSRRSYATWEENGIVPIWVLEMVSHKPGGEYEEKMELYAKLGVLYYVIYNPEFWRRDGHQPFEVHKLVDGSYCLQIGEPYWMPEIGLGIGRHRQVFAGMEQELLVWFDAQRHPYPTPDQSYEQLVLERQRAEAAEHRAQQLEQYLRSLGVDPNQLLT